ATCTCGGGCAGCTTCCGGGAGGCGCCGGCCTCGAACAGCACGTTCGGCGTGGTCTGGAAGGTGAACGGGTTCATCGCACTGCCCTGTCTTGATCCTGACCCAAAGGCGACGCCGAACTCACTCGGCGGGCTCGAAATCCTTCACCTTGGCGCGCAGCTCGTCGACCAGCACGCGGGTGTTCTCGGAATAGTCGATCGGCACCGCCACGAGGTGGACGCCGCCCGCCGCGAAGGCCCGGTCCAGCGTCGGCACGAGGTCGTTGACCGACTCGACCCGGTGGCCGGTGGCGCCGTACGACTTGGCGTAGAGGACGAAGTCCGGGTTGTTGAAGGTCATGCCGTAATCGGCGAACTTGTCGACCGCCTGCTTCCAGCGGATCATCCCGTAAGCCGAGTCGTCCAGCACCAGCACCACGAGATTGAGCTTGAGCCGGACGGCGGTCTCCATCTCCTGGCTGTTCATCATGAAGCCGCCGTCGCCGCACACCGCCATAACGCGCCGCTTCGGGTAGAGCATCGCCGCCATCATGGCCGAGGGCAGGCCGGCGCCCATCGTGGCCAGCGCGTTGTCGAGGAGCAGCGTGTTGGCGACGTAGGTGCGGTAGTTCCGGGCGAACCAGATCTTGTACATCCCGTTGTCGAGGCAGACGATTCCGTCCTCGGGGATGACCCGGCGCACGTCGCGCACGAGGCGCTGCGGCGTCACCGGGAAGCGGTCCTCACCGGCCCGGTCGCCGATATGGCTGAGGATGTGCTCGCGCAGGTGCAGCAGCGCGCCCGCGTTGGGGAGCTTGCCGTCGAGCTTCTCGGCGAGCAGCTTCAGCGTCGGCCCGAGATCGCCGACCACCTCGGCGTCGGGGTAATAGACCTGCTCCACGTTGGCCGGCATGTAGCTGATGTGCAGGACCTTCTGGTCGGCCTGGCCCATGAAGAAGGGCGGCTTCTCGATCGTGTCGTGGCCGATGGCGATGATCAGGTCGGCCTTGTCGATCGCCTCGTGGACGTAGTCGCGCTCCGAGAGCGCCGCGGTGCCCATGTAGAGGTCGGTCCCGCCCGCGACGGTGCCCTTGCCCATCTGGGTGGTGAAGAACGGGATGCCGGTGCGCTGCACGAAGCCGCCGAGCTCGCCGGTGGCGCGGGGGCGGCTCGCGGCGGCGCCCAGCATGATCAGCGGGCGCTTGGCCTTCAGGATCATCTCCGCCGCGCGCGCGATCGCGGTCGGGTGGGCGACCGGAATGTCGATCGGGTGCGAGGGGACGAGATCCGCCTCGGCCTCTTCTGACGCGATGTCCTCGGGCAGCTCCAGCAGAACCGGGCCGGGCCGCTCCTCGGTGGCGACCCGGAAGGCGTCGCGCACGATGGTGGGGATCGGCGAGGCCGAGACGATCTGGCGGGCCATCTTGGTGATCGGTTTCATCGGCGAGATCACGTCGGCGATCTGGAACTTGGCCTGACGCGAGGACAGGATGCCCTTCTGGCCGGTGATGATGATCATCGGCATGGCGCCGAGATGCGCGTAGGCGGCGCCGGTGGAGAAGTTCAGGGCGCCTGGGCCCAGCGTCGAGAGGCAGACGCCGGGGCGGCCGGTGAGGCGGCCGTGGGTGGCCGCCATGAAGCTCGCCGCCTGCTCGTGGCGGGTCAGGACCAGCTCGATCTTGGAGTTCCGCAGGGATTCGGCGACGTCGAGATTCTCCTCGCCGGGGATGCCGAAGATGCGGTCGACGCCCTCGTTCTCGAGGGCGGCGACGAGGAGATCTGAACCCTTGGGCATGCGACGTCTCGCTGATGCAACGGCGGCCGATCGGGCGTCCGGTCCGGTTCCGGCCCGCTGGTCGCGAGACCGTGAACGGCGCGGGACGACAGACGCCCTCGAATAGTCGAACGGTTAGAGGGCTCACCCGGAGAGTGGTCAAGGCCCGGTCACGGCTGAACAGTCACAGAGCCGGGCAGATGCTATCTGTGCAAGACTGTCGGCATCTCGGAACGCCGCGGCACGGTCAAGGTTGTCCAGCCTGAAGCGGATCGGAAAGTCATGGATCGGGCGGCGAGCAACGGGACTGAACTGCCGCGCGGACAGGCCCAGTCCGCCAGCGGGGCCGATGATCCGGTGCTGGCACCGATTGCGGATTTCCCGCGCATCGACCTGCGGGTCGGCGTCGAGTCCTGGGACAAGCGCCGGCACGCCGGCAAGCAGCTGCGCGGCGAGATTCCCCACGCGGCCCAGGCCGCGCTCGCGTCCGATCCGGACCGTCCCGATCCGGTCGCGCTGATCGAGGCGGCGCACCGGGGACGGCAGCCGCACCTTATTCCGCTGCGCGTCGCCCGGATGGCGACGTCGCCGTTCGCATTCCTGCGCGGGGCCGCCCACGTGATGGCCTGGGACCTTTCGCGCGGGCCGCGCAGCGGCATCGACGTGGTGATGAACGGCGATGCGCACCCCGACAATTTCGGCCTGTTCGGCACGCCGCAGCGCGACATCGTCCTCGACCTCAACGATTTCGGCGAGGTCACGATCGGCCCGTGGGAATGGGACCTGAAGCGTCTCGCCGCCGGCATCGCGGTCGCCACCGCCGATGCCGGCATCCCGGGCAGCGAGCGCCGCGCCGCCGTGAAGGAGGTGGTCGCCGGCTATCAGCACACGATGCGGCGCCTCGCGCCCCAGGGCTCCCTCGACGTTTGGTACCAGACTACGCGGGCCGACACCCCGCATCTCACCGGGATCCGGATGGATGCCGAGGCCCGGGGGGTGGTCCGGCGGGCGGTGGACAAGGCGCGGCGGCGCAACAACCGCAGCCTGCTCGGCCAGCTGGCCGAGCGGCGCACCGACGGCAGCTGGCGCCTGCAGGTGGACCCGCCGATCCTGACGGCCGTGGACGATGCGACGCGGGACGGGATCGTGACGGGGCTGGAGCGCTATGCCGAGACCCTGCCGCGCGAGCGGCGCTTCATGCTCGACCGCTATCACGTCGTCGACGTCGCCCACCGCGTCGTCGGTGTCGGCAGCGTCGGCACCCGGGCCTACGTCGCGCTCCTGTTCGGAAATTCCGACGCGGACGCGCTCTTCCTCCAGGTCAAGGAAGCGGTCCGCCCGGCCCATGCCCCCTACCTGCCGGGCATGCCGGCGCCCTATGCCGGTCACGAGGGCGAGCGCGTGATCTACGGACAGCGCCTGCTCCAGGCCTTGGGCGACCCGCTGCTCGGCTGGACCAGCATCGCGGGCCGGCCCTACTACGTGCGCCAGATGAAGAACCTGAAAGGGGCGATCCCGCTGGCCCGCATGTCCGGCGTCTCGCTCCTGACCTTCGCGTACGCCTACGGGGTGCTCCTCGCCCGGGCCCATGCCCGGACCGGCGACGCGGCGGCGATCACCGGCTATTGCGGCAGCGGCAAGCACCACGACCTCGGCGGCGCGATCGCCGACTGGGCGGCCGCCTACACGGAGCGGAACGCGGCGGATTACGCGCTGTTTCGCGACGCCATCGCGAGCGGGCGCCTGGAGGCGGCCGAGGATCCCTGCCTGTGAGGCGCGCGGTCAAAGCCTGAGGGCCGATAACCGCGGCCCGATCGTCTTTGCGCGCGGAACGAAGCAATCCAGACAGCGCGACGCCGCTCTGCCGGGCGCGGCCCCGCATGACTTCGCTGCGCGCGTGACCACGCTGAGGGCTGCGCTCACCGACGCGTTCGAACGGACATCGTCTCAGAGGACGCCGAAATCTGGCGGCTCGTGAGCCAGCCGGACCAGCAGGTCGCGCAGCCAGCGGTGGGCCGGATCGCGATCGTAGGACGCGTGCCAGAGCATCGAGACCGCCACGTCGTCGAGCTGCACGGGAACCGGGCTGACGCTGAGCGCCAGGGCGCTGGCGAAGGATGTGGCGAGCCGGGCATGCATTGTGGCGATCACCGGCGCGGCGCGGACCAGGAACGGCACGACGAGGAAGCGCGGCGTCGTCACGGCGAGGGTCCGTGACCGGTCGATCAGGGCGAGGGCGTCGTCCACCACCCCGTGCGCAGTCTCGCGCAGGGAGGTCAGGACGTGGGGGAAGCGGAGGTAATCGTCGAGGCCGATCGGCGGCTGGAGCCCGATCAGCGCGGCGTTGAACAGGACCACGTAGCTGTCCCGGTAGAGGAGCCGCTGCTTGTGGTGGATCTGCCCTTCCGAGAACAATCCGATGGCGAGATCGACCCGGTCTGCGTCGAGCTCGTCGAGGATCCGCGCCCGGTCGACGGAGCGGAGCAGCAGCCGGATGCCGGGCGCCTCCCGGCGGAGTTCCGCGATCAGCCGCGGCCCGAGCAGCACCTCGACGCTGTCGGGCAGGCTGACCGTGAAGCTGCGCTCGACGGTCTTCGGATCGAACCGCTCCTCCCGGTGCACCAGCGCCTGGACCTGCCGGAGCGTGGCGCGCAGGGGCTCGGCGATCTTGAGCGCGCGTGGCGTCGGACGCATCCCGTCGGGCGCCCGGGTCAGGAGTTCGTCGTCGAACAGGCGACGGAGGCGAGCGAGGCTCGAGCTCATCGCCGACTGGCCGATGCCGACCCGGGCGGCCGCCCGCGTCACGCTGCGCTCGTCGAGCAGCGCGTCGAGGGCGACGAGCAGGTTCAGGTCGATCCGGGTGAGGTCAATATGGTCGATGGCCACGCGCGTCGCGATCGATGAGGGCTCGGATGCCCGGCATAGCAGACGCACCGGTGCCGCCCCACCTCGTCATCCCGGGGCCGCGCAGCGGAGCCCGGGATCCAGACACGCCGACGCGCCAGGACTTGGCACCACCGGTGTCTCTGGGTTCCGGGCTCGCCTCCGGCGCCCCGGAACGACGGCATGAGGCGCAGGACCGAGTGGGAAGCGTCGCATCACCGCAAGCCGCCCCGTCATCCCGGGGCCGCGCAGCGGAGCCCGGGATCCAGACGCGCCGACGCGCCAGGACTTGGCATCCTCGGCGGCTCTGGGTTCCGGGCTCGCCTGCGGCGCCCCGGAACGACGGTGGGGGAGCGTTACGCACACAGCTACGCCGCGAAGCGCACGCTCCGCCCTTGACAATGTTCCTATTTTGTGCTCATTAGCCGCCACCTGCCCACGGCGGCCCGGGCGCGATCCCGGAGCGTCCTTCGGGGGCCCGCCCGGTGGCTGA
This window of the Methylobacterium tardum genome carries:
- a CDS encoding acetolactate synthase large subunit, whose protein sequence is MPKGSDLLVAALENEGVDRIFGIPGEENLDVAESLRNSKIELVLTRHEQAASFMAATHGRLTGRPGVCLSTLGPGALNFSTGAAYAHLGAMPMIIITGQKGILSSRQAKFQIADVISPMKPITKMARQIVSASPIPTIVRDAFRVATEERPGPVLLELPEDIASEEAEADLVPSHPIDIPVAHPTAIARAAEMILKAKRPLIMLGAAASRPRATGELGGFVQRTGIPFFTTQMGKGTVAGGTDLYMGTAALSERDYVHEAIDKADLIIAIGHDTIEKPPFFMGQADQKVLHISYMPANVEQVYYPDAEVVGDLGPTLKLLAEKLDGKLPNAGALLHLREHILSHIGDRAGEDRFPVTPQRLVRDVRRVIPEDGIVCLDNGMYKIWFARNYRTYVANTLLLDNALATMGAGLPSAMMAAMLYPKRRVMAVCGDGGFMMNSQEMETAVRLKLNLVVLVLDDSAYGMIRWKQAVDKFADYGMTFNNPDFVLYAKSYGATGHRVESVNDLVPTLDRAFAAGGVHLVAVPIDYSENTRVLVDELRAKVKDFEPAE
- a CDS encoding DUF2252 domain-containing protein, with product MLAPIADFPRIDLRVGVESWDKRRHAGKQLRGEIPHAAQAALASDPDRPDPVALIEAAHRGRQPHLIPLRVARMATSPFAFLRGAAHVMAWDLSRGPRSGIDVVMNGDAHPDNFGLFGTPQRDIVLDLNDFGEVTIGPWEWDLKRLAAGIAVATADAGIPGSERRAAVKEVVAGYQHTMRRLAPQGSLDVWYQTTRADTPHLTGIRMDAEARGVVRRAVDKARRRNNRSLLGQLAERRTDGSWRLQVDPPILTAVDDATRDGIVTGLERYAETLPRERRFMLDRYHVVDVAHRVVGVGSVGTRAYVALLFGNSDADALFLQVKEAVRPAHAPYLPGMPAPYAGHEGERVIYGQRLLQALGDPLLGWTSIAGRPYYVRQMKNLKGAIPLARMSGVSLLTFAYAYGVLLARAHARTGDAAAITGYCGSGKHHDLGGAIADWAAAYTERNAADYALFRDAIASGRLEAAEDPCL
- a CDS encoding LysR family transcriptional regulator translates to MAIDHIDLTRIDLNLLVALDALLDERSVTRAAARVGIGQSAMSSSLARLRRLFDDELLTRAPDGMRPTPRALKIAEPLRATLRQVQALVHREERFDPKTVERSFTVSLPDSVEVLLGPRLIAELRREAPGIRLLLRSVDRARILDELDADRVDLAIGLFSEGQIHHKQRLLYRDSYVVLFNAALIGLQPPIGLDDYLRFPHVLTSLRETAHGVVDDALALIDRSRTLAVTTPRFLVVPFLVRAAPVIATMHARLATSFASALALSVSPVPVQLDDVAVSMLWHASYDRDPAHRWLRDLLVRLAHEPPDFGVL